GGAGCGTGATCAGCCAAAACGGCAACCAGCTTTCCTGACCGCAGATGAGGCTCAGCCAGATAGGCAGGAATTTGGCCAAAACACATGCCTGCCAGGGTGGCTTCCAATTCCGTATCTGGATCATCACAGATAAGAGCTGGCTGCCTGGGCGCGAACGTTTGCCCGTCGGCAAATAGCCAAGGCCAAGGGCGGCCATTTTTCCGGTCGATCAGGACTGAAAGTGGCAGCTTAGCTAAGGCATCCAAAGATTTAGGTGGTGTCTTTTGGCCTATGAGAGACGGGCACGCGACAACGTAAAACGGCACGGGAGCTAAGGCACGTGCAACGTAGCGCCGGTCGCGAATAACCCCCACCCGGATACCAATATCGATATGCGCTTCAACGGCATCAGTCATCTGATCTTCCAAGCGGAGATCGAATTGCAGGTCAGGATGTGCAGCGGCCAGGGGCTGAAGAAACGGTATTAGGAAGCGCCTGCCAATAGCATGTGGAGCCGTAATCCCCACCTTACCTGACAGCTCAGGTTCCATCCTGTGCGACCGGAATAGCGTATCGAAATGATCCAGAGCTGACCTGGCATCTTTGGCGTAATCCTGACCGAAAGCAGTGATGCTCACCTGGCGGGTATTGCGGTGGAACAGTGATTCGCCAAGCTCAGTTTCCAGGGCTTGAATGGCTCGAGTTGTTGCCGCTGACCGAAAACTGACCCAGTAGAGGCTGTTCTGCCGACTGAAAACTGACCCAGGTGTTCAACTGCTTCTGCTCAATTTTTGAGCAGGAGAACACAGGGTGATCAGTATGGAAATGATGGGCAAAATTCGGCGGATGTATTTCCGCGACAAGCTGTCGCTGCATGAGATAGCCAAGCGCACCGGGCTGGCGCGCAACACGATTCGCAAGTGGGTCAGAGCACCTGAGGCCAAGCAGCCGGTGTACCAACGCCGCGCGATCTTTAACAAACTCAGCCCTTTTCACGCCACGCTAGAGCAGGCGCTAAAAGCCGATTCGCTGCGCCCCAAGCAACAGCGGCGCAGTGCCAAGGCGCTGTTGGCGCAAATCAAAGCCGATGGTTATGACGGTGGCTACAGCCAGCTCACCGCGTTTATCCGTGCCTGGCGAGGGGGACAGGGCAAGGCGTCGCAGGCCTTTGTGCCGCTGACCTTTGCTCTTGGCGAGGCGTTTCAGTTTGACTGGAGCGAGGAAGGCTTGCTGGTCGGCGGCATTTACCGGCGTATGCAGGTGGCACATCTGAAGCTGTGTGCCAGCCGTGCGTTCTGGCTTGTGGCGTATCCGAGCCAGGGCCATGAGATGTTATTTGACGCCCATACACGCTCGTTCGGCGCCTTGGGCGGCGTGCCGCGCCGGGGCATCTACGACAACATGAAGACCGCCGTCGACAAGGTCAATAAGGGCAAAGGCCGGGCGGTGAATGCACGCTTTGCGGTGATGTGCGCGCATTACCTGTTCGATCCGGACTTCTGCAACGTCGCCGCTGGTTGGGAAAAGGGCATCGTTGAAAAGAACGTGCAAGACAGCCGTAGGCGCATCTGGCTAGACGCCCAGGACTGTCATTTTCACTCCTTCGAGGAACTCAATGCCTGGCTGGGCCAGCGCTGCCGCGCGCTTT
This DNA window, taken from Pseudomonas sp. FeN3W, encodes the following:
- a CDS encoding LysR substrate-binding domain-containing protein — translated: MQALETELGESLFHRNTRQVSITAFGQDYAKDARSALDHFDTLFRSHRMEPELSGKVGITAPHAIGRRFLIPFLQPLAAAHPDLQFDLRLEDQMTDAVEAHIDIGIRVGVIRDRRYVARALAPVPFYVVACPSLIGQKTPPKSLDALAKLPLSVLIDRKNGRPWPWLFADGQTFAPRQPALICDDPDTELEATLAGMCFGQIPAYLAEPHLRSGKLVAVLADHAPAPWDLFIYRPQQGPVSKRVRLVYDHLKQAFSNPKLFPQGLGT
- the istA gene encoding IS21-like element ISPst3 family transposase, with protein sequence MEMMGKIRRMYFRDKLSLHEIAKRTGLARNTIRKWVRAPEAKQPVYQRRAIFNKLSPFHATLEQALKADSLRPKQQRRSAKALLAQIKADGYDGGYSQLTAFIRAWRGGQGKASQAFVPLTFALGEAFQFDWSEEGLLVGGIYRRMQVAHLKLCASRAFWLVAYPSQGHEMLFDAHTRSFGALGGVPRRGIYDNMKTAVDKVNKGKGRAVNARFAVMCAHYLFDPDFCNVAAGWEKGIVEKNVQDSRRRIWLDAQDCHFHSFEELNAWLGQRCRALWNELTHPQYSGLSVAEVLELERAELMPVPAPFDGYVERPARVSSTCLVSVGRNRYSVPCEYAGKWVSSRLYPTRIEVVADDALIASHVRLLDRDQVSYDWQHYLPLIERKPGALRNGAPFADLPAPLRQLKHGLGRHAGGDRIMAQVLAAVPVAGLDAVLVAVELVLESGSLSAEHILNVVARLAATEPPPSVETHLSLKEAPVANTARYDRLRGQAEEVGHA